The sequence below is a genomic window from Pangasianodon hypophthalmus isolate fPanHyp1 chromosome 27, fPanHyp1.pri, whole genome shotgun sequence.
GAGGCATTGTTAACAAacttgttttagtgttttttttttctagcagtGTAAATGAGTGGGTTACAAAATTTCTTGGTTTTCTGGTCATAGCATAGCAAGACTTTCAGCACAGCAGATATGAGACTATAACACTCATATGCTAATGATTAGAATAATGTTATACAAGGTACTTGGATTTAGTTCTAATAGACAGTTGTTTATCCTGATCTAGAGTAGCTTGTAAGTAGAAATGACCATGTACTATAACTAATGTGGATTGGAAAATAATGTTATGGTGACTGGAACCTGTGGGATTGTTGATGATAAAGTTCAATGTACCAATGTATGGCTTAGTTTCTAATTGATGACgattacttacttacttgtcATTTGTTGCCCTACCAtctggagattgtgagtttgaatgccagtgatgccacagACATCTGTGGCTGGGGTCAGTGGTGTGAAATTGgccgtgctgtctgggtgggagggatggcatactctgtctcccctgtcagtcacactaGCTAATCATGGGcatgtgtgagctcatgtatgctgaGGAGGGCAGATAGCATTTTCTTCGGAGTCAGTTATGCTGCCCCGTGATGCAGTATGAGCAGCCatttgaaaagatgtggctGGCTGGCTTCTCATGACATGGAAGGGCATGTGTTAGGCTTCCAAACTggtgagaaaatgtgaaaaaaaaaaaataaaattgtcatCTGTTGTCTACTGCGTTCAAAAAGGTCTGATAGTTGAGAGTTTgaaaatcataaaattataaattgtgCCCTAGAACTACTTTCCAGTTAGCCACTTACATAGTAGTAACACTGTTGAGTCATTGTTTAGTCCAATGTATTCtatatagaatagaatagaatagaatcccTTTATTATCATTTCACATAGTACAACGAAATTTAAAAAGTCATCTCCTCTGTGGTCTAAGgtaacagaataaaacagaataaaacaacaaacaacaaacaactcaatagtaataaataaataagatgaaacGACAAGAAGACATTGTTTTGCACAGTCCCAGCATCAAGTGTTTAGTTCTCTTACGGCACTTGGGTAGAAACTGTTTAGAAGTCTGGAGGTGCGGGCCTTAATAGACCTGTAGAGCTTCCCAGAAGGAAGCCATGTGAACAGGCTGTTGCTTGGGTGAGAGCAGTCCTGTATGATGTTGGTGGCTCTGCTTCGGCATCTGGCTCTGTATATGTCAGTCAGTGAGGGAAGCTGTGTCCTTATAATGTCCTGTGCTGACTTAATGACTCTCTCCAGAGCCTTCTTGTCAGTCGTGGTGCAGCTTTCAAACCACACCAGGATGTCATGGGTGATGATGCTTTCCACcgaacatttataaagacaacAACAGATCCTGGGTCTTGGTCTGGATTCACTCTTTTCAATGACCTCAAAAAGTACAGTCGCTGCTGTGCCTTTTTCACAAGGGCAGTGGTGTTGTTATGCCATGTGAGGTCCTGAGAAATGTACGTTCCCAGGAAATTGAAATCACTGACCCTCTCCACCCTGTCTCCTTTGATATAAAGAGGAGCAGGTTCCTCCCTCTTCCTTCGTTTTGGAAAGGTTAAGTGCCAAGTTGTTGTCTGAGCACCATGCAGTGAGTTTTTGGATTTCATCTCTGTAGGCCGACTCATTGTTGTTGCTGATCAGACCCAAAACATttgtgtcatctgcaaacttaataatgttgttgctgttgtgaGTTGGTGTACAGTCATGGGTGTATAAGGTGAACAGCAGAGGACTCaacacacagccctggggggccccagtgctGAGGATCAGGACCCCAGCCTGACTAACTGTGGACGGTCTGTTAAGAAGTCCTTGATCCACAGACATGTGTGTTGGCCAACACCCAGACTGCGAAGTTTAGACACCATTCTGCTGGGGATGATGGTATTGAATGCAGAACTGAAATCCACATATGAGCAGGGTTGttccagatgtgttaacacagtGTGAAGCGCTGTGTCGATGGCATCTCCCATTGACCTGTTGGCTGTATATGCAAACTGGTGGTGGTTCAGattgggagggagggaggattTAATGTGCTTTAATACCAGCCATTCGAAGCACTTCATCACAATGGAGGTGAGAGCCACCGGTCTATAGTCATTATGGTTGCTGACAGATGTTTTCTTAGGGACCGGCACAGTGGTGGCAGATTTGAAGCATGTGGGGACAGTGCAGGTGGACAGTGAGAGGTTGAAGATGGCAGTAAAAACCTCAGTCAGCTGGAATACCGTTGGGACCGGCAGCTTTCATGGGGTTCATTCCACGGAGCACTCTCCTGACCTCCTCCGTACTCACGGTGAGTGTCAGGTCGTTGGGGGATGGTGGGGGTGTGACCCCAGACTCTGCCTCAGACACctcaaaacatgcaaaaaagtGGTTGAGCTCCTCTGCCAGGTTACTGCTGGTGCTGGTGGGTGGATCTTTGGAGCCCTTGAAGTTTGTGAGGTGCTGGATACCCTGCCATACGTGCCGTGGGTCCCCCCATTGAAGTGTCCCTCGATCTTTCTCCTGTATGCTGCTTTTGCCTCCTTTATACCTCTCTTTAGGTTGGATCTGGCAACTCTGTGTTTCCATTCCTAAAGGCTGAATCGCGGTCCCTCAGTAGCTGTTTGACATCCCTGGTCATccacagtttgctgttttgataGCATCCGATCTGTCTCTCAACAGTGACATTATCAATACAGTTCtgaatgtaaaacaaaacagtggaTGTAAAGTCTGCTAGGTCCTGCTGTGCAAACAGGTCCCCGTTGGTGCGCTCGAAGCAGTCCTGTAGTTGTGAGATTGCATCCTCCGGCCAGATCTTTATGCTTATCATTCTAGGCATGCTTTAATTAATGAGAGGTCTGTATGCTGGAGTGAGGAAGAGGGACAGATGGTCAGACTAGCCTAGATGAGGTCGGGTGGAAACTTTATATCCATCCTTGATGTCACTGTATACGTGGCCTGTCATGACAAAAACACTTCaattcaaaataagaaaaaagacttccaaagacaaggggttctggatgcaaaaaatcaatagactttattgaatcaaacgACAAAGCCAagatctgatttacatagtcgtggctcatgcttttacacagttctaaaacaatgatctcattagatggagttttctcttttcttcttttaatcacacacctgcctcttgccacaattatttcactgtccctttatcttagttttaaccgtgGTCAGAGGTCAGtcaagttattttttaaaaaaaaaattagccttCAAACATTAGCCTTCATTACACCACCTGCAAGGTCACGCCAGTTTGTTTTCTTCGATTCACATACAAAGAAATATCCTTGTAAACATCATATGCATAAAGTCACTCTCTAAATGTACTAAATctcttatatttgattatacttgcctattatttttaattaagaatGATCAGAAATGACACAGTGTAGTGTATGAGTAAAACTCTGAAAGTTAGGTACTTGCTTgaatacatgaggtgatttaaggtcatGGTTTAACACAAGATCACATTacaatactgttgcatagatactgattgaCATAATACTGATTTCATATACTGATTGACAAATAATATTGACAAAGATAGCAGAAAAATTCTTCCATAGGTCCAGCATGTTGTGACCTCTCGTTGAACATGTAACATGCTGATAGAACTTAGGGAGGACAGTCTTTAGATTTGTGTGGTTGAAGTCTCCAGCCACGACAAAAATCCCATCTGGATGAATGGACTGCAGTTTACTGATGGCAATTTGCAGGATGTTCATTGCCACGGTAGCATTACCACTAGGTGGAATGTACACAGCCATGACGATAACAACAGTGAATTCATGAGGCAGGTAGAAAGGCCGGCATCTCAGTGTGACAAACTCTAGGTCTGGTGAGCAATGTCTTTCAGTCACTGAAGCGTTTGTACACCACTTGTTGGAGTAGACGCACAACCCCCATCCTCTGCTCTTACAGGAGTCACCGTTCCTGTCAGCTCTGCTGGTGCAGGTGCTCTGTGCGACCTGCTAGCATGTAGGGGTGTAAATCGGATAGTTCAtcacgatacgatacgatatcgATTTTCTCCGCCAGCGATACGATATTTGCCAATACCTCAACAATTTCTGCGATACGATTATGATTCGATTCGATTAATTtattgatattttgatattatgTGCCTAGTTTACACAAGCAGTCACATTTTTAATAACTCACAAATGCAACCAAAATATATAACATGAACATTTAATTAAACTCTTTGAAAACTGCACACTCTCTATCCCAATTGGGACATTTACAACAACAAACTAACAAaagaaattacacatttttttttttttttaatggggggaaaaatgaagTCACATGAAATCAATCAAGCTTATGAtggcaacagtcaaagtcttcCAGTCTTTTGTGCCACAATGTGCAATAGTGCAAATCACTGAGGTACTCTagttgtagaaaaaaaatttacttaaataaaaaataaaaaaaaatagattgtCAAAATAAAGGTACCGCATATCGATATTTTACGCGTCGCATCGATGCATCGTATCGTTAGAAATTTAATCGATGCATCGATCCATATCgatgtattgttacacccctactagCAGGGCCTAAAATTAACACTCGCCAAGCGCCAAATGCAAATGTAACAGGGTCAGTCGCCAGTTGGCGGGTAAAACTTTTACGAATTATAACAATGCAATGTAGTGAGAACAACAGCCAGTTTTTAAAGAGATTTGCTGTTTCTGATGTATAATCTTTTCCGAAGACGAGATCATCGTGATTGGTTAGCTGCCTTGTCATAGCTGTCCTGTCAAGAGCGAATCAAATAATAGAATACAAACGGGCTGATAAGGTCAGAGCAGTGATTGGCTAGCTTAATAACTTTTACCTCAGAAAATATTGCTGCTTTATTtaacttttcctttctttattcaACGTCACCCGAGAATGTGGCGACACATACCTGGGGTTACGCTGCCAAAATGGAAACATGACGAGCAAACATCAGAAAGCCATGACGGTTCTCGGCGTTTTAGCGAGAGATGGCGTTTCACTGACAATGCATCAAAGAGAGACTGGCTTGTATTTGATACCACGACTAACACGATGGCCTGCTCCgtttgccaaaaacatgcaaaggtCCTGGTGCCACAAACACTGCGTTGCACAGGCCACGTCTTTACCTGCCTTGTCAACTCCGACAGTCAAGGCTCTGACCACACTTCAGGAGCAAACAGCCACAGAGATGAAGAATATGGTTCATGGGAGGATGAGGGGTTAatgggaatgtgtgtgaaaaagagagGAGGCTGATTTGATTGTCTGGCTTTCAGTCAGTGAAATGAATTGATTCATTAttcaaagaaactgaaaaaataaaaagttaataaatcaataaatcagtttgttgttgttgttcttcttgaAAGTAAAGCAAggacaaattaaaaacattttaaatatgtttagtcATTGTAGTAATAACTGTCTGTTTTTGCAAAAAGAGTTTCACGTGACCGGCCATTGGCAGGTGTGGCAAAAAGTTAGTTTCAGGCCCAGCCTACTAGCGTGATAGCCTCATCCGGTATCCTCTCATGCTGCCACGTCTCTGTTATCGCCATAATCGAGCAGTCCTGCGCTGATCATCGTCAGCTCATCCATCTTGCTGTTGAGCGATCTGGTGTTGGTTAGGAAGATGCTGGGTAGCGCGGGCCTGTGTGAGGCTCTCCTTAGCCGGGTCTGAGTCCCCGCTCTGCAGCCGCGCTTCTGGCGTCGGTCCCTGCGCCGCCTCCTGCGTCTTCCGTCCGGTACAGTGACCCACGGAGACCCCGCTGGTCGCACGATCTCCGGCGGAATATACTCGTCGTGAAAGGTCCTGGTGCGATTTAATTCACCACACAACGACCCAATCCTTAGTAGGTCTTGCCGTTTGTATGTCGAGGCGCTTGTCggcaaaaaagacaaacaacaacaaataaaaacaaaaacaaacagccaCCTCGAGGAGAGCAAAGCCGTTTGTGCACGTGCGCCGCCACCCTATGCCACCCAAGCACCTTCTGTATCTACAACAACTGAGATATTGAGACAATGAACCTGTTTTGGCCATGTCTAAGCTTGTGAGTTGGTTACAAAATCTCTtggggaaagaaaaaattaGGATGTACTGTGGCGTGTAAGAGGTTTTCAACCCAGTGGATGAAGAGACTATTATACTCATATGCTAATAGCTGGATTAATGCTATACAAGGTGCATCTAGCATAACTGCAGTTAATTCCAAAACACAGTTGATCCACATTGGCCAATAATGTGTTAGGTTCATAAGAAGCTGTGGGATTGTGTGAGGAGGCATCACCCTCCTCACCAAACCatatttttcagtgtgtatCCAGCTCCTAACTGGGACTAAAGGTCAATGTACTGTACTTTTATTGCCCTTTATAGTGGATTGTTATTGTGGTGCAttctgtgtgtgagctgagaaGCCTACAGTCATGAGTGCGTGCGAGAGAGCTGCTCTTTGCTTTCTTCTCCTGCTCGGTCTGAGCCAGACTCCACTGTATGTGACCGCAGGGAAGATCCTCATCTGGCCAGGAGAATTCAGCCACTGGCTCAACGTTAAAGTCATCATAGATGAGCTTATAGCAAGAGGACATGATGTGACCATCATTACCCACAGTGCTACACCATCTGTAAATACAGATCAGTCTCGGGGCTACAGTGTGGAGATCATACAGGTGCCGCACACAAAGCAGGATGTCATTAACATGTTGGATGAATTTACGAAGTACTGGATGTATGATGTGCAACATGGCAACATGATCCAGACTTCTCTGAAGATCAAGGAGATCCTTGACACGAGCACAGAGAAGAATCAGGCACTATGCAGAGAGCTTTTTGCACGTGAAGATCTGCTGGAGAAGTGGAGAAAGGAACAGTTTGACATTCTTCTGACAGATCCCGTGAATATGTGTGGCGAACTCCTGGCTCTAAAACTGAACCTGCCGTTTATCATCAGTCTGAGGTACAGTATTGGGAGTACCTTGGAGCGACTCTGTGGGCAGCTGCCAACACCACCTTCTTATGTTCCAGTGGTCAGCCTGGGCTACACAGATAAGATGGATTTCCCACAGAGAGTGAAAAACATACTAGTTAGTCTCTTTCAGGattttctgtttacatttctgaCAGCGTCAAAGTGGGATCCTTTATATTCAGAGCTCATGGGTAAGTGAAGATACCAGGGCcattttatggtttttttttttttttttgtaaacatttattCAGTATAAGACAGAATACAAACCCATAAAAGTTATTTTGTACAAATTCATGAAAGCAAAATGATTTCCTGAAAGTGCTTTTGTACTCACAGTGAAACTTCTCGCACCAATCCTAGCCACTCACTTCAGTGCCTTCAGTTCTTCGTAACTGCACAGACTTGTTAAGGTTCTTGAGGACAAGTATACAttttcagaaaacttaaaatcagaatcaagaattgtAAATGAGAAGGTAAGGTAGGATGTAGCCTGTAATACCGTGTAGTGTGGATAATGTTCAGCATTCTGATTTATGCAGCGTAATATGCTTTCATGCATTTATCCTACACTACTGATAATTCAAATATAACATGGTTTTCACTGGATGCgagaaaaaatgcatttaaagccAGTCATGTGGTGTTCAAAGGCATCCGTTATGTGGTGTCCATTATGCAATAAAACATttggagtgtgctgttatagaaaaataaccaGTGACAGGGTTGTGTAATGCAACCTGCCGTGAAGCAACATTACTGTTACCATTACCAAATTTAGTTGGTTATTttgttataacagcatgtctctaattgttttattcctcttatatcacagcagtttGCCTGTAATTACagttttgaatttattaatgataagCTCTTTAACCATCtttagttacttttaatgtggtggaacgtccacaagacaagttagttcctgttatcacttacgttatagtagctatgaacagtagttccctcaccagcctctctttttcagtCTTGAAtttgatatgacaaaaaaatgccAGAAAGTAGAAACttgtgtcctgaagactttcctgtcaTGGAAAACTTAttgacttttacaaagtgctgaaactggagactcctgtataaatgttacataaaagtctccttacagaaaacttcaccatatcagtgattatacgtttttctttgttaaactgattaaaacttgttgttatttattattaggtatAGATTTTCTGGAGAATGCAACATTTTTTGcgaatgagttgttactgtagaaacgataacacaGCAAGCATGTTGCTATAACCCactgatttgaattacagctgcacTATTGCCAGACTTgctgttaaaaaattaaacaacatctgttagaaaattaatcaacaccttctgaccattcAGAATTGAAAATTTAACACCACTGTGGTGTAACCACACGTGATGTCTATTGTCAGTAAGCAAGGTTAGCTAAACCTTTTGGATGAAAATGTAACTAATCCATTCACAGAGATTAATTCAAGATTTTCATAATTGCATTAATAATTGATTTTCAACCCCGCCCATAAAGCCAGAGGATTCTAGTTATGTCGCGATGATGCAGCAGGAAATAGGGGTCAAAGTTTGCGCTGCAACTGTGGTGGATTGTGCAACTTTGGAgggttttcttctttttttttttagttcttttaCTGAACCATTAGTCACATGGTTCCTCTGATATTTGCTGTGTAAGCTGAGATTCCGGCATTCTGATTCTCGAGCCATTATGAGTGCATGTGCGAGAGCTGCTCTCTGCCTTCTTTTCATGCTTGGTCTGAGCCAGTGTGTGACAGCAGGGAAGATTCTCGTCTGGCCTGCAGACTTTAGCCACTGGCTCAACCTTAAAGCCATCCTAGACAAGCTCATAGAGAGAGGACACAATATAACAGTTGTTACCCACAGTGCTACACCATCTGTAAAGGCAGATCAGTCTCCGGGCTACAATGTGGAGTTCATAGAGGTGCCCTATACTAAACAGGAACTCGTTGATACTTTGGACAAATTGTTAAAGTACTTGGTGTATGACCTGCCGAATGACAACCTGATCCAGGCTTTTCTAAATATTAAGGAGCTGATTGACCTGCGCACAGAGCAGAATCAGGTAATATGCGGGGAGCTTTTTGCACGTGAAGATCTGCTGGAAAAGTGGAGAAAGGAACAGTTTGATGTTCTTCTGACAGACCCTCTGTATATGTGTGGGGAACTCCTGGCTCTGAAACTGAACCTGCCGTTTATTATCAGTCTGAGGTTTAGCATTGGGAGCGTTATGGAGCGACTCTGTGGGCAGCTCCCAGCACCACCATCCTATGTCCCAGCGATTGGCCTGAGCTACACAGATCACATGGATTTTCCACAGAGAGTGAAAAACGTTTTGTTTATTCTCTCTCAGGACATACTGTTTAAACTTCTGGTCATGGTGAAATGGGACCACATCTATACCGAATTCCTAGGTAAATGAAATGCTTctgtttattacaaaaaaatttagGTTCCAGGTTTAGAAAATGAATGCAAGctctttttgaagaaaaaaacaaacacaaaaaaagacagctCGATTGTCATCATCAGCACAAGATCTTTGTGTAAACCACCAAattgcaaaacaaaagaatgcaGCAAGcacattaccaaaaaaaaaaaaaaaaaaaaaaacacctttataTTACACAGTTATGGTTAATAATCTCAAAGTCTAGTTCCTGGCCTTGGTAATAAATTTGGTGTGAAAACAGGAGTTTTGAAAATCTAATCCCAGAGCAGTCTGGCATTGTATGAAAGAAATTCAGTCAGGTGATCTCTTTGCCTTGGCGTCTTTCCAGCGACAACCCTGAAAAGCCTGTGTTAAAGTGTAGTGAACTGTAGTGACCTTTGTTCTAAAGCATGTTCTTTACTGCCTGTTTTGAAGGGGTCAGGTAGCTCTGCTAAGGTTACAGCTACACTGGGCTGGGTGAGGCTAAAGACTGCAAGCTGGTTGTCTAACCTGTTAGTCGTCATTTCATTTGATACAATGATGAAGGACAGGTCTTGTACCTTGATAATTTTGCTGCTGAGCTTGTCTGAAATAGCTCTCAGTGGCAACGTACTAGTGCTTCCTGGTGAATACAGTCACTGGCACAATATGCGGGTAATTGTTGAGGAGCTCCTGGACCGGAACCACAGCGTAActgttctcacacactctgCCTCACCTACAGCAAAACAGACCGAAAAGGACCGGTTCAGCTTGATGCCTTTTCAAGTCAATTTAGATCAAGAGGAGGCAGACAGCATTTCACAAAACCTTATCAATCTCTGGATGGATCAAAACTCCACCAGCTTCCAGAAGCTGGCCTCGTTTTGGAATGTGATGTCTGGGATGTTGCATTATATACAGGTTGTGTGTGACGGAATGTTCAAGAGAGACCTTGTGACTTTGCTGAAGGAGTCACACTTTGACGTGCTTCTTTATGACCCCATGATGCCATGTGCGGACTTGCTGGCGGAAGTTCTTGAGTTGCCCATCGTGATGTCTATCCGGCTGACTTTTGCTAATACTCTCGAGCGACTCTGTGGGCAGATGCCTGCTCCACCATCTTATGTACCAGCAGCTGGTGCTCAAGGGCATCTCACTGATCACATGGACTTTACAGAGCGATTAGAGAACATGCTACTATACATAGGACATACGGCAATGATCAGACTTTATACAATGGTAACCCATGataaatatttcaccaaaatcaCTGGTAAGGTGAAATAtagctgttttttatttattccaacTACTCACATTTCCTACAATATTTCTGCTCTGAAATGTATGGAGAAACCTCTCAAAGAAATGTATACAAAAGCATGATAATTCTCAATGAAGAGTGAAAATGAAGTGAACAGACACGAGGCTCAAAGAAATCCCATGAATTTGTTGGGGGTTATTTACACTGTACATTGTAGGGGTTTTACAACTACTAATTGTTAGTAGTCAACCAGTAATTTAGAAAAGTAATCAATTAGCCGATTAGTTGTCTTTAccataattaaagcaaaaaatgttttaggaCTGCTATTTtaggctgttttatttgtgcagcaaaGAATGTGTCAAGCTGCACTGCAATGAACAGCCATACACAGGCCACAAATTAAATTTTCAGCTTCGCAAAAGtatacttttgcacagtgctttTCACAGTGCAGTTGGATTGTGAAGTGCAGTCTGCCCCAGCACtaggattttattaaaaattttatttagatttaaaggacaataaatataactgcagggatggggaaaaaaaagtgggaGTGATACACACATCTTGCACACACCTCTCCACTTCACACAAGGTGATGTCAAAGTGTTAATggtccattaaagcaaaagaataaaaaaaatatatatatatatatatatatatatatatatatatatatatacacccaaTATAGGCTTTTGCTTTTGACTGTAGAATTGGCttcatctagtctgaaatattttcagaccaACAAAGTACATTTATCCTGCTTTCTTTACCACCTGCCTGTATCTTCTTACCGTCTttgccactgttttttttccacagcccCGACTAGTCGTCATCCCCACAGCGGGGGGTTCCCCACATAATCATTGATACAAAAATGTTGCCATCTTTGCTCCTGTACTTCACAGGCAAACCCACAACACTGTGTGAAACTATGGGCAAAGCTGACATCTGGTTAATCCGAACTTATTGGGATTTTGAATATCCAAGGCCACTCTTGCCAAACTTCAAATTTGTGGGTGGATTACACTGCAAGCCAGCAAAACCTTTACCAAAAGTAAGCTCTCTCTTTGAAGCATATAAAATGGCTTAATCACCTGACCTTTATTACAGATCTTTGAGAGATTATAAAACTTTTACTACATGGTTAGCGTGCATAGATTGTGTACTGTAGAATGGGTGAAAGGGCTGTAGTATGGACTGTGGACATTCTTTAGGtccatataaaataatactttagAAATATCTTATATTTCTATCCAAATATCTATCCCAAAATCCAAAtcatctgtaaaataaaatgcaaaaccaTGACATCCATTGTGAACAATATATTCAAAGATGCAAGGCTGAAGAGCCATGAGCTATATAATTTCTACTGTAGCTGTGAAAATCAGCCAGTTGATGGACAGGATTGTACAACCAACATGCATCCGTCTCATTACCAACtttgctttttggttttgtaGGAGATGGAGGACTTCGTCCAGAGCTCAGGAGATGACGGTATTGTAGTGTTTTCACTGGGATCCATGATCAGGAACCTCTCCAATGAGAGAGCAAACACCATCGCGTCAGCGCTTGGCCAGATTCCCCAAAAGGTCTTAGTTTACACATTTAGCAATGCACTTCTTGATATATCGTTGACAATCTAATTTATGAGCCAAAAGACACCTACAGCACTGTCTCATAGAGTTTCTCGTTGGAGTGTTTCATTGATTCTGAATGTTTTGAGGGTGGCCCTTTAGTGTTGCAGGTAGTGATGATACTTCACAGCTCCTGGGATTCCACTGGGTTCTCCGgattccttccacctcccataAAAATGTCAATAGCTTCTCTAAATTTCCAATAGGTGTTGACCTAGACCAGGATGTGATTCCTTAAACCTGAATCCTCTGTGTATTTTAGGTCTTGTGGCGATACAAAGGCGAGAAGCCAGAAACTCTTGCTCCTAATACAAGAATCTATGAGTGGATTCCCCAGAATGATTTACTAGGTAAGGAACATTTCCATTGTAGTTATACTATCGCATTCTGTTGAAGTAAATACACTAATGGTTTGTATCAACAGGACATCCTAAAACCAAGGCCTTCATCACCCATGGTGGGACCAATGGAATATATGAAGCTATTTATCATGGAGTTCCCATGGTGGGCCTGCCGCTGTTTGCTGATCAGCCTGATAATATAAATCATATGAAAACCAAAGGGGCTGCTGTTATGCTTGACTTTAACAAAATGGAGACCAAGGACTTGAAGCAGGCTATCAGTGATGTCATTAACAATCCATCGTGAGTTGATATTGTGATTTCCATAAGAGTTGGCTCACACCTTCACCTGTATACACCACTTACACTAATGtcatgctaataaataaattcatcattttattttatgttgccAAACTTGAAGATACTCTAAGAGCAAGTGTCTCAATCATTCAATCTTCTCTCAGCCTTTACACATCCTAAAAAGATTTCTTGTTATTCTTGTTTCTTTCCACAGCTACAAGGAGAGCATGATGAGGCTATCCCGAATCCACCATGATCAACCGATGAAGCCGCTAGACCAGGCCGTCTACTGGATCG
It includes:
- the LOC113531294 gene encoding UDP-glucuronosyltransferase 2B15 isoform X7 gives rise to the protein MGKADIWLIRTYWDFEYPRPLLPNFKFVGGLHCKPAKPLPKEMEDFVQSSGDDGIVVFSLGSMIRNLSNERANTIASALGQIPQKVLWRYKGEKPETLAPNTRIYEWIPQNDLLGHPKTKAFITHGGTNGIYEAIYHGVPMVGLPLFADQPDNINHMKTKGAAVMLDFNKMETKDLKQAISDVINNPSYKESMMRLSRIHHDQPMKPLDQAVYWIEFVMRNKGAKHLRVEAHNLTWYQYHCLDVAAFLLSIIALVVFIFVKTCSWLFRKCFRKTPAKSKKE